The Blautia hydrogenotrophica DSM 10507 genome window below encodes:
- the proB gene encoding glutamate 5-kinase yields the protein MGLYQNRIVVKVGTSTLTNERGKSDLRSFDRLACVLSDIQNMGGEVILVSSGAIAIGTNKLKMGERPATMRKKQAAAAVGQCEMMFLYDKFFSDYDKTIAQILLNAEDVEQEEKKENLTNTFDTLLEMGVIPVVNENDSVSYTEIESEDRLFGDNDMLSAVAAVLCRAKRLIILSDINGLYDADPRFCPHASLINRIEKIDETVYTLAGGAGSKRGTGGMKTKLRAAEMAIAQGIDTIITNGKAPEALYEIVKGNSVGTLFAGKTV from the coding sequence ATGGGACTTTATCAGAATAGGATAGTTGTAAAAGTAGGAACCTCTACGCTTACCAATGAAAGGGGAAAAAGTGATCTGCGTTCCTTTGACCGTCTTGCGTGTGTTCTGTCAGATATTCAGAATATGGGGGGTGAGGTGATTTTGGTGTCTTCCGGCGCGATTGCTATTGGAACAAATAAGCTGAAGATGGGGGAACGTCCTGCCACTATGAGAAAAAAACAGGCGGCGGCTGCCGTGGGACAGTGCGAGATGATGTTTCTCTATGACAAATTTTTTAGTGATTATGATAAGACCATTGCTCAAATTCTGCTCAATGCAGAGGATGTGGAGCAGGAAGAGAAAAAGGAAAACTTGACCAATACCTTTGATACTTTATTGGAAATGGGAGTCATTCCCGTTGTGAATGAAAACGATTCTGTAAGTTACACAGAGATAGAGTCAGAAGACAGGTTGTTTGGAGATAACGATATGCTTTCAGCGGTAGCGGCAGTTTTGTGCAGGGCAAAGCGCCTAATCATTCTGTCGGATATCAATGGTCTGTATGATGCAGACCCACGGTTTTGCCCTCATGCGAGTCTGATAAATAGAATAGAAAAAATAGACGAGACAGTATATACCCTTGCAGGGGGCGCAGGTTCAAAGCGTGGAACAGGTGGTATGAAAACAAAACTGCGGGCGGCTGAGATGGCCATAGCACAAGGGATAGACACTATTATCACCAACGGTAAAGCGCCGGAAGCGCTGTATGAAATTGTAAAAGGAAATAGTGTAGGGACTTTGTTTGCAGGAAAAACGGTTTAA
- a CDS encoding asparaginase, producing MKRIVMINTGGTFSSQRGENGLSPKLTGTQIRNFLGEFEEDLELSTEDYCALDSSNITPEDWVQLADKISQIIYSCDGVVIIHGTDTMAYTASMLSFMLQNLPIPVVLTGSQLPIGVPMSDAVNNCRCAVQMAASGLGGVYVAFDHKLMLGCRTSKVRTVSFNAFESINYPYVGEVNALGMQLYPTRLSKPTGEFQLQTAYSDKIAVLKLFPGMRPDLFSFLQEKGYEGIYIEGFGLGGVPFVKNDITEEISKASKAGIPILVGSQCSYEGSNLGIYETGLRVLESGGIPVHDMTQEAIVTKLMWCLGQTKDREKIHQLFHTNLIQEVTLPY from the coding sequence ATGAAAAGAATTGTTATGATAAACACCGGCGGTACCTTCTCTTCCCAGCGAGGGGAGAATGGGCTATCCCCTAAGCTCACTGGAACACAAATTCGAAACTTTTTAGGAGAGTTCGAGGAAGATTTGGAGTTGTCCACAGAAGATTACTGTGCTTTGGACAGCTCCAACATCACTCCGGAAGACTGGGTCCAGCTGGCAGACAAAATTAGCCAAATTATCTATTCCTGTGACGGCGTCGTCATCATCCATGGCACAGATACCATGGCCTACACCGCCTCAATGCTTTCTTTTATGCTGCAAAATCTTCCCATCCCAGTTGTGCTCACCGGCAGCCAGCTCCCCATCGGAGTTCCCATGTCTGACGCGGTTAACAACTGCCGCTGCGCCGTACAGATGGCTGCCAGTGGACTTGGCGGGGTGTATGTCGCTTTCGACCACAAGCTGATGCTAGGCTGCCGTACCTCCAAAGTGCGCACGGTCAGCTTTAACGCCTTTGAGAGCATCAACTATCCCTACGTAGGCGAAGTCAATGCTCTGGGAATGCAACTTTATCCTACACGCTTATCTAAGCCTACCGGAGAATTTCAGCTTCAGACCGCCTACTCAGACAAGATCGCAGTCCTAAAGCTCTTTCCCGGAATGCGCCCAGATCTCTTTTCCTTTCTCCAGGAAAAAGGCTATGAAGGAATCTATATCGAGGGTTTTGGACTGGGAGGCGTTCCCTTTGTCAAAAATGACATCACCGAGGAAATCAGCAAAGCCAGCAAAGCGGGCATTCCTATCCTGGTCGGCAGCCAGTGCAGTTATGAGGGTAGCAATCTCGGCATCTATGAGACGGGACTGAGAGTTCTAGAGAGTGGTGGAATTCCTGTCCATGATATGACCCAGGAAGCAATTGTCACAAAACTGATGTGGTGCCTGGGACAGACAAAGGACCGTGAGAAAATCCATCAGCTCTTCCACACAAATCTGATACAAGAGGTAACTCTTCCCTACTAA
- a CDS encoding LacI family DNA-binding transcriptional regulator, whose amino-acid sequence MRVSVRKISEATGFSPATVSNALNRKKGVNKETAEKILRAASEMGYRMDEKIRKIRFVIFRKNGLIIDDSPFHPAVIEGVERQAKAMGLETVFNHVDVHDLEYGSQIQEILSDTESAVVLLGTEMLEEDFKEFQSAENRIVLLDGWSDQYFFDSVLISNTDSAAKAVEYLIQKGHSKIGYLRGDFRIQAFRYREIGYKRMMERYGLKINEEYIATVGTKIETAYEEMKKYLQQVKELPTAFFADNDTIAIGAMRAIKEQGYDIPGDISIIGFDNISYGAISEPPLTTINVHKHEMGEMAVRELVRVAEGGSRIKMKIQVCTDFVERDSVKELSPSSMRGREELR is encoded by the coding sequence ATGAGAGTAAGTGTGAGAAAAATTAGCGAAGCGACAGGTTTTTCTCCTGCGACAGTTTCAAATGCGTTAAATCGCAAAAAAGGTGTGAATAAGGAGACCGCAGAAAAAATTTTGAGAGCAGCTTCCGAAATGGGATATCGCATGGATGAGAAAATTCGGAAGATTCGTTTTGTAATATTTAGAAAGAATGGGTTGATTATTGATGACAGTCCTTTTCATCCGGCAGTGATTGAAGGGGTGGAACGGCAGGCAAAAGCTATGGGACTTGAAACAGTATTTAACCATGTAGATGTTCATGACTTGGAATACGGCAGCCAGATACAGGAAATTCTCTCGGACACAGAGAGTGCGGTCGTACTCTTGGGCACAGAGATGCTGGAGGAAGATTTTAAAGAGTTTCAGTCGGCGGAAAATCGCATTGTTCTTCTGGATGGATGGAGCGATCAGTATTTTTTTGATAGTGTTCTGATCAGCAATACAGACTCCGCAGCGAAGGCAGTGGAATATCTGATTCAAAAGGGGCATTCTAAGATCGGTTATCTCAGAGGGGATTTTCGAATTCAGGCATTCCGTTATCGGGAAATCGGATATAAGAGAATGATGGAGCGGTATGGTCTGAAGATCAATGAAGAGTATATAGCCACAGTGGGGACGAAAATTGAGACTGCTTACGAGGAGATGAAAAAATATTTGCAGCAGGTGAAAGAGCTACCCACAGCATTTTTTGCCGATAACGATACGATAGCGATCGGAGCTATGAGAGCCATCAAAGAGCAGGGATACGACATTCCTGGAGATATTTCAATTATTGGATTTGACAATATTTCATATGGGGCGATCTCAGAGCCTCCGCTGACGACCATCAATGTACACAAACATGAGATGGGAGAGATGGCAGTACGGGAGTTAGTGCGCGTTGCAGAAGGTGGCAGCAGGATTAAAATGAAAATCCAGGTATGTACAGACTTTGTCGAGAGAGACAGCGTCAAGGAACTAAGCCCCTCAAGTATGAGGGGAAGGGAGGAGCTGAGGTAG